The following is a genomic window from Amaranthus tricolor cultivar Red isolate AtriRed21 chromosome 10, ASM2621246v1, whole genome shotgun sequence.
TGAAGCAAGCAaccttcttctctttcttgtatttctattttttgtaatttcctTGCGATTGTTTACTTTGTGATGatagttttaattaattctaatgtttaatttgtttgtaaTAAGAATTCAAATGTTTACTGTTTGTAAAGGAAATGCTTGATGATCTAAATTCCAACTATGTAAAGACACGGAATTTTTCAAGATTTCAGAATGTATACAGATACAATGGATTTGAAAGCTAGTTATATTAATAACTCAATGATCATATGTATAAGATCAATTTTGTACCTTTGGTATAGGATTTGTGAGCATTGAAACAACTCAAGACGAAACGACAATCAAATACCTAGGTTGGTTTTAAGATTAATTACTTTGATTCAATTACATTGGGGCATATTCTGAATTGTTGGAAACTTATAATAAATGAGCTCACATATATAAAGTTGTTGGTGACTTACCAATTGATTTTGTACTTAAATTTAGTAAAAGATTTGAGAGCATTCATCCATCTATTCccttcattttaaaaataaatacacTTGTTCAggtatttttcaatacttttcattgatcaaataattgatttacaatggTGTTATAACATTTACATTTACATTTGAATTCGTTGGTTTTTTTACCAACCTAGCTAACCTTTATGACTGAATATATAAAGTCTTTGATACGTTTTCATGaaatattttgatattattgcctactactactactacctATACATCTTCATCCCGTTTATCCTTTACACATCTGCAACACATTGacattataatattttcatttgtattcttgataataaaaatgtataaataaCATTATAATATCCGATAGTGTAACTTGGGGGCAGCGTGCAACACAACGCGttaaatataaaaacattaaatactTCGTATATCCATCTCGTTTTATaccacttttcattttaatttgttccattaaatttgtattttttttgctaGTGATCTCACTCTCATTCTTATGATTTCATCCACAAACATACACTTTCTCTCATGTAAACCACTTAATTCTATTTTCTGTTATTTTCTGAAAATAAGTGTACTCGCACAAAACGTTCAAATGGTCTAATTTAGGAATtgttttttgaaattcattatCCCTAAGCTTTTtgatatgaaaaaaaattttaagtgtcACTTTTAGCGATTTTAGgaaagaataaaatatattagTAGAGTATTATGAGTGTTTTTACAAGAAGGACAGAGGGACATTGTCGTAATTTGGTCAAACAAGACGACACTAAAAAAGATAACGACATTAAAGAGCAGGAGTTTGTTTGGCTGATGAGAAGGTGatgggaaaaaagaaaaaggaaaaaataattgTACTGAAAAGCAACTCAAACGGCTAGCTCTATATTCCCGTTGTCCAAAAACCTTTCTCGAAAAACACGCTAACAACacttatcattaataataaacaattttatcaaatcactaaatcataaaaaaaacccGACTAATCCTCATTATTCATTAACGACCATTCAACGCCTTTTCCATCCcaacttctttttccttctttccTTCAAATTTCCCACCAGAAAATTCCTCAATTATTTCCAATTTCCAGATCCCACATTTCAATTTAATAAACTTTTCATTGTAAATATCTCATTTccaaataaattttcattataaatattCCATTTTCCCTGTTTTTTCCAATGAAAAAACCAGACAGACTAAAAAACATGTTAGGAATTCTCAAAGATAAAGTCTTAATCCTTAAAGCTTCCTTAGTAATATCCTCTAAACCTACCAAATTCTTCAACGTGGCGGTTCTACGCGCCACCACGTATCACAACCCTTCCGACCCACCGCCTATCGACGCCGTCTTAGCCCTTGCTCATAACCACCGTCCTTCCACCGGAGTCATCATCCACGCGCTACTTCGTCGTCTTCATGGGACCCACAATGTTTACGTGGCTCTCAAATGTCTACTCACCCTCCACCACCTCCTCAGCAACAGTAAACCTGCACTGAAAGACCAAATTATGTCGCACTCTAATGGGCCCATCTTTAATATGTCGAATTTCAGGGACGAGTCTGATCGTGACACGTGGGAGTTATCTGATTGGGTACGGTGGTACGCCGATGTATTGGATTATAGTTTTTCGCGAAAAAGAGGAGAGAGATTGAATTGGTTAGTGGGTATGGTGGAGATTATTTGTAAATCCCCTGATTCACTGTATTATCAAAAATTAGGGTTGATTTATGAAGTGATGAAGTTAGTTGGAGAAGATTATAGGATGATTATGCGAGAgattaataacaatattaatcaATTTGGGAATAATAAGAGAATTATTGAGGATTTAAATGATGATTTGTTAAAAGATTTATTGGGTGATTTAAAAAGATTAAAGAATTCTCGAGAGAAATTGTTCTTGATGttcttgaataaaaaaaatgatgggATTTGGGGATTGATTGATCAAGTTGAGAAAGATGTTGAGTAtgtaaaagaaaagagaaagaatATGAGATTGGTAATGTTCCAGGGGACTGAGTCGACTCGGGTGGTGGACAATCGTGTTAGTGAGTCAACGCAGTTGGCGGTTGTGCCGGTCTTGCCACGAGGTAGAAAATGGTTGGACGTTGAATGGAATCGATTGGTGGTTGTATAAAATTTTGGGATTGGATAttctaaaaaaaagaaaaaatgagtgACTTTTTTGGTTCGTTTGTGATTTCTTGTATATAAACCATGAATCATTCTTTGTTTGCTTGTTAGAACAAGAATAAGAGtgtaaaaattttgtttttggttaCTTTGCTTGATGGAATTTACAAATTGACAATGTCAAATGTCCTTTTTATGTATAGATAATAATACCCCTTGTTGCATATAATATGTGAAACttcgaaaataattaaattataagacCGTTTTACCGTGAGATAAGTTTATATAAACGGTCCATCATGCttaaactttttattattaaactatttaaaatttaatctaaATATAAGGCATATTTCACGgcgagaccgtctcatacaagaatttgtgtaaaatcaattataaattgTGTCACTTTTAAATAAGAGGTGAAAGAACCTTActttgatgaagaagaataaagaaaacaaagacAAACATAACACACACCAAtgatcacaataaacaataaatagaaTGAAAAATTGCTTCTAAAAGGCTAATCTTTAACTTGTCTGCTTGTAAAGGGCTAACTGTACGTTTATTATACAGAGGTCTAACATTTTGCTTCTATTTGCAATGAGAGAGCTCTCAAGTAATGGTTACTTAGAATAACATGTTACATcatcttatttaatttaaagaCCACATGTGATGTTTTAAATGgattttacaaatttattttaaaactaaaaataaaaaataaaaaaaaaaaaattagctctCACTTCCCTCTGTGAACTTCTTCTTAGACCCCCCTTCCATCTTCTCTATCCTAGCAACTTCACCATTAACACTATGTAACACCTccattaattttgaatttcgGTTTTTGGttactttaaaattttgtaaaaataatattgtaaatgaaatttaatttcTTAGCAATTTGTTAATTTGCCACTAAAAATCAAATCGCGATGGTATCAACATTCTCAATGATACTTGGTATTTTGTCtgatttttttagtattttcaatttttcGGAATTGATTTGAATATTattgactaatttttttttctttactgCTATAATTCGTTTGATTTAGCCGATTTAATTCTTATAAGACCCCCATATATGTATGATGTATCTTATAAGACAATTGTTCAGCTTCTAAGAATGTTATTAACAATGTCGTCAATGTCTTCATTATATAATTCTTCATATGGGTGTGTTTGATCCTgcatttaaatttatcataaatttCGATCAACATTTCTAAAGCTAATGTTCAATATCTTACCAGCAAACTCAAGTATTCGGTGTATGGATAACTTTCATCTGTAATTACAAAACTTCTTTCTAttggctaaaaaaaaaaaatcaaacttccatttgAGTGTATAATGTATCTAacaaaaaatcaacatcaagtATATTAAAATGAACATAACACTTTATCAtgcatataacatattatgagattttaactattattttaattttttggttgagttggttccttaatagTATCAAAATCAGCGTGACAAGAGGTTACTGGTTCAATTCTCAACCATTacctctcatttaaagtggactATTAAGCGCTAAGTACGAAGAAGgcttgtgttgcatccacactttttgGCCCAAAGGACTTTCGTGTGAGAGGCGTGTTTATAGGCAGAGCCAAGGGGGCTCACCCACCCGCACTTGAAGGCTCACacctaattttcaaaaaattatagttAGCAAAGATTGATCCAACAACCTAACCTAAACACAGTTGACGCATGCATCTTATCAACTGAGCTAAATATTATCATTAACTCTCTTAGTACTGATTAATTATATCTATAATGAAAATGCATGATGAATTAATAAGACTAGCAAGACGTGAATTATAGCTAATTGATATAAATCATACTTTGACCGGTTCGTATATACTTttcaaacacaataaattatttataaaagtaTATGCCAACtttgtaaataataatttatgcattttaaaaatatttttaatgcatTATTTCTATATCGATTGTTCTCTTACTAAAACCGAGTTTTGAATCCACCACTAGGCGTGTTagtgtatataacatatcctgagaCTTCAATCATCACTCTaaaattttggttgaattgaaGCATAGATATAGAATTAAAGCATTTTCCCTTTGCTGTAGGAATCCTCTACCCTTCACCGAATCATAAACCAAATTATGCTTTCTTGTAAATCATCATATATGTTACTCCATATATTCCTATGAATTAGCATTATTTTCTGTACGTTATGTTTTTAGTGAAAAGAAATAAGTTcgacaataaaaaataaaaaaaaattgggttattgaagaaaaaaatagGTTATATTgagtaagaaaataataaattcataGAATCGAAAGTGAATCAGAAAGCATaccatatttattaaaaaaagatgcACACATAATATCAATTAAGAGACAAGGCATCAAAGATGAATCCAAGTACGTCTATAT
Proteins encoded in this region:
- the LOC130826171 gene encoding putative clathrin assembly protein At4g40080, yielding MKKPDRLKNMLGILKDKVLILKASLVISSKPTKFFNVAVLRATTYHNPSDPPPIDAVLALAHNHRPSTGVIIHALLRRLHGTHNVYVALKCLLTLHHLLSNSKPALKDQIMSHSNGPIFNMSNFRDESDRDTWELSDWVRWYADVLDYSFSRKRGERLNWLVGMVEIICKSPDSLYYQKLGLIYEVMKLVGEDYRMIMREINNNINQFGNNKRIIEDLNDDLLKDLLGDLKRLKNSREKLFLMFLNKKNDGIWGLIDQVEKDVEYVKEKRKNMRLVMFQGTESTRVVDNRVSESTQLAVVPVLPRGRKWLDVEWNRLVVV